The Schizosaccharomyces pombe strain 972h- genome assembly, chromosome: I genome contains a region encoding:
- the poz1 gene encoding protein Poz1 yields the protein MNEKIRSQSVLNTLETFFIKENHYDMQREESSIVNACLRYLGYSKSMCHEKMPIFMDIAFIEYCFNLSLDPSSFQNLPITQTQPDSQQILWEYSLISNALERLENIELERQNCMREDGLVKYTNELLLNKETLNNEALKLYSCAKAGICRWMAFHFLEQEPIDHINFTKFLQDWGSHNEKEMEALQRLSKHKIRKRLIYVSQHKKKMPWSKFNSVLSRYIQCTKLQLEVFCDYDFKQREIVKMLTSNIN from the exons ATGAATGAGAAGATTCGTTCACAATCTGTGCTGAATACACTAGAAACGTTTTTCATCAAGGAAAATCATTATGATATGCAGAGAGAAGAATCTTCCATTGTGAACG CCTGCTTACGATATTTGGGTTATTCGAAATCAATGTGTCATGAAAAAATGCCGATATTCATGGATATCGCATTCATTGAGTATTGCTTCAATCTTTCGCTTGACCCTTCTTCATTTCAAAACCTTCCGATTACCCAAACTCAGCCGGATAGTCAACAAATTCTTTGGGAATATTCTCTTATTAGCAATGCTTTAGAGAGGCTAGAGAATATAGAACTGGAACGCCAAAATTGTATGAGGGAAGATGGCCTTGTTAAATACACTAATGAACTTTTACTTAATAAAGAAACTCTAAACAATGAAGCTTTGAAATTATACAGCTGTGCAAAGGCAGGCATTTGCCGTTGG ATGGCCTTTCATTTTCTAGAGCAGGAACCAATCGATCATATCAACTTTACTAAATTTCTCCAAGACTGGGGAAGTCATAACGAAAAAGAGATGGAAGCTTTACAACGTTTATCAAAACACAAAATACGAAAGAGGCTAATTTATGTTTCTCAGcataagaaaaaaatgccATGGTCTAAATTCAATAGTGTGCTCAGTCGATACATACAGTGTACAAAGCTACAACTAGAGGTATTCTGCGACTATGATTTCAAACAAAGAGAGATTGTTAAAATGCTTACCTCAAACATTAATTAG
- the dlp1 gene encoding decaprenyl diphosphate synthase subunit 2 Dlp1, whose translation MSFPFASLLKRPSAISSLLSLKKPGSWSSILLKAVGVLSRDSRWHSDLLKMLTEEMDSLNGQINTWTDNNPLLDEITKPYRKSSTRFFHPLLVLLMSRASVNGDPPSQQLFQRYKQLARVTELIHAANIIHINIGEEQSNEQIKLATLVGDYLLGKASVDLAHLENNAITEIMASVIANLVEGHFGSRQNGSVGLSNERTILLQSAFMPAKACLCASILNNSSQYINDACFNYGKFLGLSLQLAHKPVSPDAQVLQKNNDILKTYVENAKSSLSVFPDIEAKQALMEIANSVSK comes from the coding sequence ATGAGCTTTCCGTTCGCTAGTTTGCTGAAAAGGCCTTCTGCAATAAGCTCTCTattatctttaaaaaaacctGGTTCCTGGTCTTCCATTCTGCTAAAAGCTGTAGGGGTTTTATCACGAGATTCCCGTTGGCATTCTGacttattaaaaatgcttACAGAAGAAATGGATTCTTTAAATGGTCAAATTAATACGTGGACAGATAATAATCCTTTATTAGATGAAATTACGAAGCCATACAGAAAATCTTCAACTCGTTTTTTTCATCCGCTTCTTGTACTTCTAATGTCTAGAGCATCAGTAAATGGGGATCCACCGAGTCAGCAACTATTTCAAAGGTACAAACAACTTGCCCGTGTAACAGAATTGATTCATGCTGCCAATATAATTCATATTAATATTGGAGAAGAACAAAGCAACGAACAGATTAAACTTGCAACGTTGGTTGGAGATTATTTACTCGGAAAGGCGTCTGTTGATTTAGCACATTTAGAAAACAACGCTATTACAGAAATTATGGCTTCTGTTATTGCAAACTTAGTTGAAGGGCACTTCGGAAGCCGACAAAATGGCTCTGTTGGTTTGTCAAACGAACGAACCATCCTTCTGCAATCAGCCTTTATGCCAGCAAAGGCATGTTTATGCGCAAGCATATTGAATAACTCATCACAATACATTAATGATGCGTGTTTCAATTATGGAAAATTTCTAGGCTTATCGCTGCAACTGGCCCATAAGCCTGTATCTCCTGACGCCCAAGTTTTGCAAAAGAATAATgacattttgaaaacatatGTTGAGAATGCCAAGAGCTCATTGTCTGTTTTCCCCGATATAGAGGCTAAGCAAGCTCTCATGGAAATCGCTAATAGTGTTTCGAAGTAA